The following proteins come from a genomic window of Aquabacterium sp. A3:
- a CDS encoding TonB-dependent receptor, which translates to MSSHHTLAQAIRPTSHDTAATDLPCASSLGSLGALAAGLGLSLLSGSALAQTAPEAPAAAPPVATVSQATEAVESTLPTVSVKGKAERPEAKISYQAVTTRIGKGNQALRDIPQSITVITEKLMDDRNLDDFKELLRTTAGVTFQAGETGEEDVRLRGFSLSQAGDIYIDGLRDPSLYERDTFNQERVEVLKGSASMLFGRGSTGGIVNQVSKTPFLMTQHEANISVGTGDNVRATGDFNFKTSDSSALRLNVMAQEADNDGIEISKRGIAPTFRWNIGETNEFMVSAYHLEYDNNPIYNHPWFIQDGTIVPKLANDAFYGLASDYNKGSATYATISHTHRVRGGGELKTTVRQGRFERELWATVNRFASGTTIDNLNNDTVITRSGKGRIAETDVLIAQSDFSKTFNALGLRHNIILGVDYVKEDAKRNNNIAGPSRPATTVGTPNDGASIVDTRTDIQYNTFDASSFAVYGQNLMEITPEIKLLAGLRRDRFHGEYVTSTGNRTSRIQWLTSHRLGAIYQPTDWASFHVAGGSSFNTSGDTYANTPNPNSANALKDAATPAEKSRNFEVGTKLDLLNNKLSVSASAFRTEKYNERNTDPDSAADQQLLSGKRHAMGLDVDIAGRLATGWEAYVSYTWIPKARIDESNVSTGNAQRKGDRPGLTPKRSASFWTTYQLTPKWRIGGGVNYRSEQNPEGNRTVEASAFTTFDLMAEYAYSESVSIKLNGTNVTNRLYADSLYRGFYAPGAPRTITATMKVLF; encoded by the coding sequence ATGTCATCACACCACACCCTGGCCCAAGCCATCCGCCCGACATCCCACGACACCGCCGCCACCGACCTGCCCTGTGCGTCCAGCCTGGGCTCGCTGGGCGCCCTGGCCGCTGGCCTGGGCCTGAGCCTGCTGAGCGGCAGCGCCCTGGCCCAAACCGCCCCCGAGGCCCCTGCGGCGGCCCCGCCCGTGGCCACCGTGAGCCAGGCCACAGAGGCTGTCGAAAGCACCTTGCCCACCGTGTCGGTCAAGGGCAAGGCCGAGCGCCCCGAAGCCAAAATCAGCTACCAGGCCGTCACCACCCGCATCGGCAAGGGCAACCAAGCCCTGCGCGACATCCCCCAGTCCATCACCGTGATCACTGAAAAGCTGATGGACGACCGCAACCTCGACGACTTCAAGGAACTGTTGCGCACCACCGCCGGCGTGACCTTCCAGGCCGGCGAAACCGGTGAAGAGGACGTGCGCCTGCGCGGCTTCTCGCTCAGCCAGGCCGGAGACATCTACATCGATGGCCTGCGCGACCCCTCGCTGTACGAGCGCGACACCTTCAACCAGGAGCGCGTGGAAGTGCTCAAGGGCTCGGCATCCATGCTGTTCGGCCGGGGCTCCACCGGTGGCATCGTCAACCAGGTCAGCAAGACGCCGTTTTTGATGACGCAACACGAGGCCAACATCTCGGTGGGCACCGGCGACAACGTGCGCGCCACGGGCGATTTCAACTTCAAGACCAGCGACAGCTCGGCCCTGCGCCTGAACGTGATGGCTCAAGAAGCCGACAACGACGGCATCGAAATCTCCAAGCGCGGCATCGCCCCCACCTTCCGGTGGAACATCGGTGAGACCAACGAGTTCATGGTGAGCGCCTACCACCTGGAGTACGACAACAACCCCATCTACAACCACCCGTGGTTCATCCAGGATGGCACCATCGTGCCCAAACTGGCCAACGATGCCTTCTATGGCCTGGCCAGCGACTACAACAAGGGCTCGGCCACCTACGCCACGATCAGCCACACGCACCGCGTGCGAGGCGGGGGTGAGCTCAAAACCACCGTGCGCCAGGGGCGCTTCGAGCGTGAGTTGTGGGCCACCGTGAACCGCTTTGCCAGCGGCACCACCATCGACAACCTGAACAACGACACCGTGATCACGCGATCGGGCAAAGGCCGCATCGCCGAAACGGACGTGCTCATCGCACAAAGCGACTTCAGCAAGACCTTCAACGCCCTGGGCCTGCGCCACAACATCATCCTGGGCGTGGACTACGTCAAGGAAGACGCCAAGCGCAACAACAACATCGCCGGTCCATCGCGGCCTGCCACCACCGTGGGCACGCCCAACGATGGCGCCAGCATCGTCGACACCCGCACCGACATCCAGTACAACACCTTCGATGCGTCTTCCTTCGCCGTGTACGGCCAGAACCTGATGGAGATCACGCCCGAGATCAAACTGCTGGCGGGCCTGCGACGCGATCGCTTCCACGGCGAGTACGTCACGTCCACCGGCAACCGCACCAGCCGCATCCAGTGGCTGACCAGCCACCGCCTGGGCGCCATCTACCAGCCCACCGATTGGGCATCGTTCCACGTCGCCGGCGGCAGCTCGTTCAACACCTCGGGCGACACCTACGCCAACACGCCCAACCCCAACTCGGCCAATGCCTTGAAGGATGCCGCCACCCCGGCCGAAAAGAGCCGCAACTTCGAAGTGGGCACCAAGCTCGACTTGCTCAACAACAAGCTGTCGGTGAGTGCGTCGGCCTTCCGCACCGAGAAGTACAACGAACGCAACACCGATCCAGACTCTGCTGCCGACCAGCAGCTGCTGTCGGGCAAGCGCCACGCCATGGGCCTGGACGTGGACATTGCGGGTCGATTGGCGACAGGTTGGGAGGCCTACGTGTCGTACACCTGGATCCCGAAGGCCAGGATTGACGAGAGCAATGTGAGCACCGGCAACGCCCAACGCAAGGGCGACCGCCCTGGTCTGACCCCCAAGCGCAGCGCCAGCTTCTGGACCACCTACCAGCTCACGCCCAAGTGGCGCATCGGCGGCGGCGTGAACTACCGCAGCGAGCAAAACCCCGAGGGCAACCGCACGGTCGAGGCCTCCGCCTTCACCACCTTCGACCTGATGGCCGAGTACGCCTACAGCGAAAGCGTGTCGATCAAGCTCAATGGCACCAACGTGACCAACCGCTTGTATGCTGACTCGCTGTACCGCGGCTTCTACGCCCCGGGCGCTCCCCGCACCATCACCGCCACTATGAAGGTGCTGTTCTGA
- a CDS encoding FeoA family protein yields the protein MPLTAPAVATLSHLADHCPATVAAVTPPAHSPEWARWLEEIGFIPGERVQIMNRARPGGDPLVVRVGDSTFALRQAEAACILVTPVSPPVRA from the coding sequence ATGCCCCTCACCGCCCCTGCCGTTGCCACGCTGAGCCATCTCGCCGACCATTGCCCGGCCACCGTGGCGGCCGTCACCCCCCCGGCACACAGCCCCGAGTGGGCTCGCTGGCTGGAAGAAATCGGCTTCATCCCCGGCGAGCGCGTGCAAATCATGAACCGCGCCAGGCCGGGCGGAGACCCGCTGGTGGTGCGCGTGGGCGACTCCACCTTTGCCCTGCGCCAAGCCGAGGCCGCCTGCATCCTGGTCACCCCTGTGTCGCCACCGGTGCGCGCATGA
- a CDS encoding alpha-hydroxy acid oxidase, with protein MSTPALPPGVVSLADYEGLAQQHLSDATWAWLAGGAADEHTVRANTQAWAQWRLWPRVMQPLAGGHTRRTLLGRTLAHPLMLAPVALHRAVHADGELGVACAASAQQAGLVLSTQASTPLESVAQAIRNDADRGPLWMQMYLQHDRGFNTEFVRRIEAAGYEALVLTVDAPCSGVRDRERRAGPAAPPGVSAVNLQGLRMPEAQALPPGGSALFDGLLRHAPTWDDIAWLQGLTHLPILLKGVLHPADAQQAQSMGLAGVIVSNHGGRTLDTAVSTAWALPQVVDAVGPDWPVLVDGGIRRGTDVFKALALGAHAVLIGRPYLHGLAVAGALGVAHVIRLLRDELEIAMALNGCRTLSDIRRAHLVPGPRA; from the coding sequence GTGAGCACGCCCGCCCTGCCCCCGGGTGTGGTGAGCCTGGCCGATTACGAAGGGCTGGCTCAGCAGCACCTCAGCGACGCCACCTGGGCCTGGCTGGCCGGCGGTGCCGCCGATGAACACACGGTGCGCGCCAACACCCAGGCCTGGGCCCAATGGCGGCTGTGGCCCCGCGTGATGCAGCCCCTGGCTGGCGGCCACACCAGGCGCACATTGCTGGGCCGCACCCTGGCCCACCCCCTGATGCTGGCCCCGGTGGCCCTGCACCGCGCGGTGCACGCCGATGGCGAGCTGGGCGTGGCCTGCGCTGCCAGCGCCCAGCAGGCCGGCCTGGTGCTCAGCACCCAGGCCAGCACCCCGCTGGAAAGCGTGGCCCAGGCCATCCGCAACGACGCCGATCGCGGCCCCTTGTGGATGCAGATGTACCTGCAGCACGACCGCGGCTTCAACACCGAGTTCGTGCGGCGCATCGAAGCCGCCGGCTACGAAGCCCTGGTGCTGACGGTGGACGCCCCCTGCAGCGGCGTGCGCGATCGCGAACGCCGCGCAGGGCCTGCGGCGCCACCCGGCGTGAGCGCCGTGAACCTGCAGGGCTTGCGCATGCCGGAGGCGCAAGCCCTGCCTCCCGGGGGCAGCGCGCTGTTCGACGGCCTGCTGCGCCACGCCCCCACCTGGGACGACATCGCCTGGCTGCAAGGCCTCACCCACCTGCCCATCCTGCTCAAGGGCGTGCTGCACCCCGCCGACGCCCAACAAGCCCAATCCATGGGGCTGGCCGGCGTGATCGTGTCCAACCACGGCGGGCGCACGCTGGACACGGCCGTCTCCACGGCCTGGGCGCTGCCTCAGGTGGTCGACGCGGTGGGGCCCGACTGGCCCGTGCTGGTCGATGGCGGCATCCGCCGTGGCACCGATGTGTTCAAGGCCCTGGCCCTGGGCGCGCACGCCGTGCTGATCGGGCGGCCCTACCTGCACGGCCTGGCCGTGGCCGGGGCTTTGGGTGTGGCCCATGTCATCCGCTTGCTGCGTGATGAACTGGAGATCGCCATGGCCCTCAATGGTTGCCGCACCTTGAGCGACATCCGCCGGGCCCACCTGGTGCCCGGCCCCCGCGCCTGA
- the feoB gene encoding ferrous iron transport protein B — translation MKEAVVHVHRGGPLVALVGNPNCGKTALFNRLTGSHQKVANYAGVTVERKEGRLITPAGKTLRLLDLPGAYSLHPRSLDESVTVDVLRGRAQGEKRPDLVVCVVDATHLRRNLRLVLAVKRLGLPCMVALNMVDLAQRRGLAIDPAALSRELGVPVVSTVAVKAQGADALKQWLDDASVWGRTAEPGAAQAPIAHPEADTRGDHEAVRGILQRLGLDTSVPHLMSDRIDRAVLHPVAGPMLLAMVLFFVFQAVFAWAEAPMGWIEAATGWLASTVSAWLPTQGWLHSLVVDGLVAGVGGVLVFLPQIVILFFFILVLEESGYLPRAAFLLDRLMGSVGLSGRSFIPLLSSFACAIPGIMAARTIANPRDRLVTIMIAPLMTCSARLPVYALLIAAFVPAREVAGGLSLQGLVLFGLYLAGILGAMAVAWVLKQFTTQGQVRSLMMELPNYHWPSPRNIALGLWQRVQIFLRRVGGIILTLTVLLWFLSSFPAPPVGATGPAIEHSLAGMLGRALAVVFEPIGFNWQISIALVPGLAAREVAVSALGTVYALSNVTDDATDALIPILQHGWSLATALSLMVWYVFAPMCLSTLATIKREAGGWSMALIAGGYLFVLAYAASFATYQLARALGWG, via the coding sequence ATGAAAGAAGCCGTTGTTCATGTGCACCGTGGCGGCCCACTGGTGGCCCTGGTGGGCAACCCCAACTGCGGCAAAACCGCCCTGTTCAACCGCCTGACGGGCAGCCACCAGAAGGTGGCCAACTACGCCGGCGTGACGGTGGAGCGCAAAGAGGGCCGCCTGATCACCCCGGCTGGCAAAACCTTGCGCCTGCTGGACCTGCCCGGCGCCTACAGCCTGCACCCACGTTCGCTGGACGAGTCGGTGACCGTGGACGTGCTGCGCGGCCGCGCCCAGGGCGAAAAACGCCCCGACCTGGTGGTGTGCGTGGTGGACGCCACCCACCTGCGCCGCAACCTGCGGCTGGTGCTGGCCGTCAAGCGCCTGGGCCTGCCCTGCATGGTGGCCCTGAACATGGTGGACCTGGCGCAGCGCCGAGGCCTGGCAATTGATCCGGCGGCCCTGAGCCGCGAGCTGGGCGTGCCCGTGGTGAGCACCGTGGCCGTCAAGGCCCAGGGGGCAGACGCCCTGAAACAATGGCTGGACGACGCCTCGGTGTGGGGCCGGACCGCAGAGCCTGGTGCGGCCCAGGCCCCGATCGCACACCCCGAAGCCGACACCCGGGGCGATCACGAAGCCGTGCGCGGCATTTTGCAGCGCCTGGGGCTGGACACCAGCGTGCCGCACCTCATGAGTGACCGCATCGATCGGGCCGTGTTGCACCCGGTGGCGGGCCCCATGCTGCTGGCGATGGTGCTGTTCTTCGTGTTCCAGGCCGTGTTTGCTTGGGCCGAGGCCCCCATGGGCTGGATTGAAGCGGCCACGGGCTGGCTGGCCAGCACGGTGAGCGCCTGGCTACCTACCCAAGGCTGGCTGCACAGCCTGGTGGTTGACGGCCTGGTCGCAGGGGTGGGCGGGGTGCTGGTCTTCCTGCCTCAAATCGTCATCCTGTTCTTCTTCATCCTGGTGCTGGAAGAATCGGGCTACCTGCCCCGCGCCGCCTTCCTGCTGGACCGCCTCATGGGCAGCGTGGGCCTGTCAGGCCGATCGTTCATCCCGCTGCTGTCGAGCTTCGCCTGCGCCATCCCCGGCATCATGGCCGCGCGCACCATCGCCAACCCACGCGATCGGCTGGTCACCATCATGATCGCGCCGCTCATGACCTGCTCGGCCCGACTGCCGGTGTACGCCCTGCTGATCGCCGCCTTCGTGCCCGCGCGCGAGGTGGCCGGAGGGCTGTCACTGCAAGGCCTCGTGCTGTTTGGCCTGTACCTGGCGGGCATCCTGGGCGCCATGGCCGTGGCCTGGGTGCTCAAGCAGTTCACCACCCAAGGCCAGGTGCGCAGCCTGATGATGGAGCTGCCCAACTACCACTGGCCCAGCCCGCGCAACATCGCCCTGGGCCTGTGGCAACGCGTGCAGATCTTTTTGCGGCGCGTGGGCGGCATCATCCTCACGCTGACCGTGCTGCTGTGGTTCCTCTCCAGCTTCCCGGCGCCGCCCGTGGGCGCCACGGGGCCGGCCATCGAACACAGCCTGGCGGGCATGCTGGGGCGCGCACTGGCCGTGGTGTTCGAGCCCATCGGCTTCAACTGGCAGATCAGCATCGCGCTGGTGCCCGGCCTGGCCGCGCGGGAAGTGGCCGTCAGTGCCCTGGGCACGGTGTACGCGCTCTCCAACGTGACCGACGACGCCACCGACGCCCTCATCCCCATCTTGCAGCATGGCTGGAGCCTGGCCACGGCCCTGTCGCTGATGGTCTGGTATGTGTTCGCGCCCATGTGCCTGAGCACCCTGGCCACCATCAAGCGCGAGGCGGGTGGCTGGTCGATGGCCCTGATCGCAGGCGGCTACCTGTTCGTGCTGGCCTATGCCGCCTCGTTTGCAACCTATCAGCTGGCGAGGGCACTGGGCTGGGGCTGA
- a CDS encoding Fe2+-dependent dioxygenase encodes MLLTIPDVLNLEEVRALRELLDQGVWRDGRATAGGQAIHAKQNEQLRTDSDAVQAAQERVLQALNRSALFFSAALPHKVFPPQFNRYRGETNTYGDHVDGAVMHNTRAGDKVRSDVSCTLFLTDPADYDGGELVIQDTYGTRGVKLPAGHLVVYPSTSVHRVEPVTRGARVCSFFWVQSMVRSDEQRRLLFDMDMNLLRLRQQGESPITVGLTGTYHNLLRMWAEV; translated from the coding sequence ATGCTGCTGACCATCCCCGACGTTCTGAACCTTGAAGAGGTTCGCGCGCTGCGCGAGCTGCTGGACCAGGGCGTCTGGCGCGATGGGCGGGCCACGGCGGGCGGGCAGGCCATCCACGCCAAACAAAACGAACAACTGCGCACCGACTCCGACGCCGTCCAGGCTGCCCAGGAGCGCGTGCTGCAGGCGCTCAACCGCAGCGCGCTGTTTTTCTCGGCGGCGCTGCCCCACAAGGTCTTTCCGCCGCAGTTCAACCGCTACCGCGGCGAGACCAACACCTATGGCGACCACGTCGATGGCGCCGTGATGCACAACACACGCGCGGGCGACAAAGTGCGCTCCGACGTGAGCTGCACCCTCTTCCTCACCGACCCGGCCGATTACGACGGCGGTGAACTCGTCATCCAGGACACCTACGGCACGCGCGGCGTGAAGCTGCCCGCCGGCCACCTGGTGGTCTACCCCAGCACCAGCGTGCACCGGGTCGAGCCCGTCACGCGGGGCGCGCGGGTGTGCAGCTTTTTCTGGGTGCAAAGCATGGTGCGCAGCGATGAACAACGCCGCCTGCTTTTTGACATGGACATGAACCTGCTGCGCCTGCGCCAGCAAGGCGAAAGCCCCATCACCGTGGGCCTGACGGGCACGTACCACAACCTCCTGCGCATGTGGGCCGAGGTGTGA
- a CDS encoding TerC family protein produces MFGSAPAWLWAAFIAIVVLALFVDFAVLKKQGSHAVSVPEAIRWSIVWVALSLAFNVFLWWAYVQESGSAVAHTKALEFLTGYLVEKSLAVDNIFVFLMIFTYFSVPAAFQKRVLMIGIILAMVLRAIMILIGGWLIAEFHWILYVFGAFLVITGIKMWTANDEEGDLESNPALKMLRRFMTVSPHYDGEKFFTLHNGAKVATPLLLVCTLVGITDVIFAVDSIPAIFAITSDPFIVLTSNIFAILGLRAMFFLLAAMAAKFHLLNYGLAVVLVFIGTKMLVVYWGIKIPALVSLAVVVGVLAVTMVWSVKTAPKIGGSKTVQD; encoded by the coding sequence ATGTTCGGATCTGCGCCCGCCTGGCTTTGGGCGGCCTTCATTGCCATCGTCGTCCTGGCGCTGTTCGTTGATTTCGCCGTGCTCAAGAAGCAAGGCTCGCACGCCGTCAGCGTGCCCGAGGCCATCCGCTGGTCCATCGTGTGGGTGGCGCTCAGCCTGGCCTTCAATGTGTTCTTGTGGTGGGCCTACGTGCAAGAGTCGGGCAGCGCGGTGGCCCACACCAAGGCGCTGGAGTTCCTCACCGGCTACCTGGTCGAAAAATCATTGGCGGTGGACAACATCTTTGTCTTCCTGATGATCTTCACCTACTTCTCGGTCCCCGCCGCCTTCCAGAAGCGGGTGCTGATGATCGGCATCATCCTGGCCATGGTGCTGCGCGCCATCATGATCCTGATCGGGGGTTGGCTGATCGCCGAGTTCCACTGGATCCTGTACGTGTTCGGCGCCTTCCTGGTGATCACCGGCATCAAGATGTGGACGGCCAATGACGAAGAAGGCGATCTTGAATCCAACCCCGCCCTGAAGATGCTGCGGCGGTTCATGACCGTCTCGCCCCATTACGACGGCGAAAAGTTCTTCACCCTGCACAACGGCGCCAAAGTGGCCACGCCGCTGCTGCTGGTGTGCACCCTGGTGGGCATCACCGACGTGATCTTCGCGGTGGATTCCATCCCCGCCATCTTCGCCATCACGTCTGACCCGTTCATCGTGCTGACGTCCAACATCTTCGCCATCCTGGGGCTGCGGGCGATGTTTTTCCTGCTGGCCGCCATGGCCGCCAAGTTCCACCTGCTGAACTACGGCCTGGCCGTGGTGCTGGTGTTCATCGGCACCAAGATGCTGGTGGTGTACTGGGGCATCAAGATCCCGGCCCTGGTGTCGCTGGCCGTGGTGGTGGGCGTATTGGCCGTCACCATGGTGTGGAGCGTCAAGACGGCGCCCAAGATCGGCGGCAGCAAGACGGTGCAAGACTGA
- a CDS encoding heme ABC transporter ATP-binding protein, producing MDLSANDLSVHHGRRRTLAIQHLSLRHGQVHALLGPNGAGKSTLMGCLAGLDRRTCAQVHLGPHPLSQWDTMDLARHRGLLSQEHQVPFDFSVRDIVQMGRYPHADCPHPHEASLVDDCLQRTGAHHLLDRLYDQLSGGEKARVQLARVLAQITAHPGDTTPRWLLLDEPTAALDLAHQHSVMRLLRELAARGLGVVVVLHDINLANTYADQVVVLHEGRVAACGRCEDVLEPTLIRRIWGVACHRLQAAPHRGWLAFS from the coding sequence ATGGACCTCAGCGCCAATGACCTGTCCGTGCACCACGGCCGCCGCCGCACCCTGGCCATCCAGCATCTGAGCCTGCGCCACGGCCAGGTGCACGCCCTGCTGGGGCCCAACGGTGCGGGCAAGTCCACCCTGATGGGCTGCCTGGCGGGACTGGACCGCCGCACCTGCGCCCAGGTGCACCTGGGCCCGCACCCGCTCAGCCAATGGGACACCATGGACCTGGCCCGCCACCGGGGCCTGCTGTCGCAAGAGCACCAAGTGCCGTTTGACTTCAGCGTGCGCGACATCGTGCAGATGGGCCGCTACCCCCATGCCGACTGCCCGCACCCTCATGAAGCCAGCCTGGTGGACGACTGCCTGCAGCGCACCGGCGCCCACCACCTGCTCGACAGGCTGTACGACCAGCTCTCGGGCGGAGAGAAAGCCCGTGTGCAACTGGCGCGTGTGCTGGCGCAGATCACCGCCCACCCCGGCGACACCACACCACGCTGGCTGCTGCTGGACGAGCCCACCGCCGCGCTCGACCTGGCCCACCAGCACAGCGTCATGCGGCTGCTGCGCGAGTTGGCCGCCCGGGGCCTGGGCGTGGTCGTGGTGCTGCACGACATCAACCTGGCCAACACCTACGCGGATCAGGTGGTGGTGCTGCACGAAGGCCGCGTGGCCGCGTGCGGTCGCTGTGAAGACGTGCTGGAGCCCACGCTGATCCGGCGCATCTGGGGGGTGGCCTGCCATCGGCTGCAAGCAGCGCCCCACAGAGGATGGCTGGCGTTTTCCTGA
- a CDS encoding NADH:flavin oxidoreductase/NADH oxidase family protein has translation MTPQAVLAQSFTLPNGVVVKNRLFKSAMSEALGTRAGAATPELARLYGAWADGGIGLCVTGNVMIDKRALGEPGNVVIENDSYMAELQAWAQAATRDGAQCWVQLNHPGKQAPKGLNKENVSPSAVPFRPEMQAFFPTPRELTDAEVREIVARFGRAAGIVKQAGFSGVQIHGAHGYLVSQFLSPHHNRRTDDWGGTPEKRRHFVLSVFNAMREAVGPSFPIGIKLNSADFQRGGFTEEESLDTIRALAEAGIDLIEISGGTYEAPAMTGVKNKAEPVKDSTRQREAYFLAFAEKARQAVKVPLVVTGGFRSLEGMAEAITSGAVDFVGIARALALEPDLPKRLLAGQQPTQVVRPIKTGIGFIDKMGLMEVTWYTGQLKRIGKGEAPKPNESALWVFLKFMGKQMGLGRKKKPTKLRAT, from the coding sequence ATGACACCTCAAGCCGTGCTGGCGCAGTCCTTCACCTTGCCCAATGGCGTGGTGGTGAAGAACCGCCTGTTCAAGTCCGCCATGAGCGAGGCCCTGGGCACGCGCGCGGGGGCTGCGACGCCCGAGCTGGCCCGCTTGTACGGCGCCTGGGCTGATGGAGGCATTGGCTTGTGTGTGACGGGCAACGTGATGATCGACAAGCGTGCCCTGGGTGAGCCGGGCAATGTGGTGATCGAAAACGACTCGTACATGGCGGAGTTGCAGGCCTGGGCGCAAGCGGCCACGCGCGATGGCGCCCAATGCTGGGTGCAGCTCAATCACCCGGGCAAGCAGGCGCCCAAGGGCTTGAACAAAGAAAACGTGTCGCCCTCGGCCGTGCCGTTTCGGCCCGAGATGCAAGCCTTCTTTCCCACCCCGCGCGAGTTGACCGACGCCGAGGTGCGCGAGATCGTGGCGCGCTTTGGCCGTGCCGCGGGCATCGTCAAGCAGGCCGGCTTCAGTGGGGTGCAGATCCATGGTGCGCATGGCTACCTGGTCAGCCAGTTCTTGTCGCCGCACCACAACCGCCGCACCGATGACTGGGGCGGCACGCCCGAGAAGCGTCGGCACTTCGTGCTGTCGGTGTTCAACGCCATGCGCGAGGCCGTGGGGCCGAGCTTCCCGATTGGCATCAAGCTCAATTCGGCCGACTTTCAACGTGGCGGCTTCACGGAAGAGGAGTCGCTGGACACCATCCGTGCGCTGGCCGAGGCCGGCATCGACTTGATCGAGATATCGGGCGGCACCTACGAGGCGCCGGCCATGACCGGCGTGAAGAACAAGGCCGAGCCGGTGAAAGACAGCACGCGTCAACGCGAGGCGTATTTCCTGGCGTTTGCCGAGAAGGCCCGCCAGGCCGTGAAGGTGCCCTTGGTGGTGACGGGTGGCTTTCGCTCGCTGGAGGGCATGGCCGAGGCCATCACCAGTGGCGCCGTGGATTTTGTGGGCATCGCGCGCGCGCTGGCGTTGGAGCCCGACTTGCCCAAGCGCCTGCTGGCGGGCCAGCAGCCCACGCAGGTGGTGCGCCCCATCAAGACGGGCATCGGCTTCATCGACAAGATGGGCTTGATGGAGGTGACCTGGTACACCGGTCAGCTCAAGCGCATCGGCAAGGGCGAGGCGCCCAAGCCGAACGAGTCGGCACTGTGGGTGTTCTTGAAGTTCATGGGCAAGCAGATGGGGCTGGGGCGCAAGAAGAAGCCCACCAAGCTGCGCGCCACCTGA